From a region of the Castanea sativa cultivar Marrone di Chiusa Pesio chromosome 10, ASM4071231v1 genome:
- the LOC142612375 gene encoding subtilisin-like protease SBT3, with amino-acid sequence MTFFQTITGIKPAPSVVANALRGPSRFPGILKPDVMAPGALVLAAWPSNIKVATDQKQRALHGDYTILSGTSIACPHATGVAALLKRAHPDWSPTAIKSCIMTTADTYDNTHNPIKDNKNNSIASPLAMGAGEGATTYKGNVTLPKGSTVTVSPTDVEV; translated from the exons ATGACATTCTTCCAGACCATTACAGGGATTAAGCCTGCACCAAGTGTAGTTGCTAATGCATTAAGAGGTCCTTCAAGATTTCCAGGCATATTGAAGCCTGATGTAATGGCACCTGGTGCACTAGTTTTGGCTGCTTGGCCTTCAAATATTAAAGTAGCTACAGATCAGAAACAGAGAGCTTTACATGGTGACTACACTATTTTGTCTGGAACATCGATAGCTTGCCCACATGCTACTGGTGTGGCTGCACTTCTAAAACGTGCACATCCAGATTGGAGTCCTACTGCTATTAAATCTTGCATTATGACTACTGCTGATACATATGATAATACTCATAATCCAATAAAGGATAACAAGAATAATTCAATTGCTTCACCTTTAGCTATGGGAGCAG GAGAAGGTGCTACGACTTACAAGGGAAATGTCACACTGCCAAAAGGTTCAACAGTTACAGTTTCACCAACAGACGTTGAGGTTTAG